One window from the genome of Bufo bufo chromosome 4, aBufBuf1.1, whole genome shotgun sequence encodes:
- the SAYSD1 gene encoding SAYSvFN domain-containing protein 1 codes for MEQRLAEFRARKAEIRLPPGPSGGGEGSRDAEQKGRTFIQAAKEKIFRVCSKWKTVEPAETEVLRRMPMTPEDAAQSDAEPASPSRWKTILLLKFILWLVLLGLFVELEFGLAYFVLSMFYWIYEGTRGPGQRKKGERSAYSIFNPGCEAIQGTLTAEQFERELLYSPLVGT; via the exons ATGGAGCAAAGGCTGGCGGAATTCAGAGCGAGAAAAGCCGAAATTCGTCTGCCGCCTGGGCCAAGCGGTGGCGGGGAGGGGAGCAGAGACGCAGAGCAGAAAGGAAGGACGTTTATACAGgcggcaaaagaaaaaatattcagGGTCTGCAGCAAGTGGAAAACCGTGGAGCCTGCAGAGACCGAG gttttGCGGAGGATGCCAATGACCCCAGAAGACGCAGCACAGTCCGATGCCGAGCCTGCCTCCCCCTCCAGGTGGAAAACCATCCTTCTATTGAAGTTCATCCTGTGGCTCGTACTGCTCGGACTGTTTGTGGAGCTTGAGTTCGGCCTGGCCTACTTCGTCCTTTCCATGTTCTATTGGATATATGAAGGAACTCGCGGGCCTGGCCAAAGAAAGAAAGGGGAGAGGAGCGCTTACTCCATCTTCAACCCCGGATGCGAGGCCATTCAGGGAACGTTAACTGCAGAGCAGTTCGAGAGAGAGCTTCTGTACAGTCCCCTGGTCGGCACCTAG